Proteins found in one Amycolatopsis umgeniensis genomic segment:
- a CDS encoding response regulator — MRVVIAEDSAILRAGLVELLNLRGHEVVAAVADGDSLCAAVREHRPDVSIVDIRMPPTHTDEGLRASIALRAELPGCAILLFSQYVETQYATELLADRAGGVGYLLKDRVAEVSDFLDALGRVADGETVLDPEVVSQLFTATRKTDALAGLTPREREVLGLMAEGRSNSAIAAGLFLSAGSVEKYVSSIFGKLALPQSEGDNRRVLAVLRYLES; from the coding sequence GTGCGCGTCGTGATCGCGGAGGATTCGGCCATCCTGCGGGCGGGACTGGTCGAACTGCTGAACCTTCGGGGGCACGAGGTCGTCGCGGCCGTCGCCGACGGTGACAGCCTGTGCGCGGCGGTCCGCGAACACCGGCCCGACGTGTCCATTGTGGATATCCGGATGCCGCCGACGCACACCGACGAAGGGCTGCGGGCGTCGATCGCGCTGCGCGCGGAACTGCCGGGGTGCGCGATCCTGCTCTTCTCGCAGTACGTCGAGACGCAGTACGCGACGGAACTCCTGGCCGACCGCGCGGGCGGTGTCGGCTACCTGCTGAAGGACCGCGTCGCGGAGGTGTCGGACTTCCTTGACGCGCTCGGCCGGGTCGCCGACGGCGAGACCGTGCTCGATCCGGAAGTGGTCAGCCAGCTCTTCACCGCCACCCGCAAGACGGACGCGCTCGCCGGGCTCACGCCGCGGGAACGCGAGGTGCTGGGACTGATGGCCGAGGGTCGGTCGAACTCGGCCATCGCGGCGGGACTGTTCCTTTCGGCGGGCTCGGTGGAGAAGTACGTGTCGAGCATCTTCGGGAAGCTCGCGCTTCCTCAGTCCGAAGGGGACAACCGACGGGTTCTCGCCGTGCTGCGGTATCTGGAGTCCTAG
- a CDS encoding fatty acid desaturase family protein has protein sequence MTGLQDKLTPAQVEEFGRELDEIRQRIVADLGQVDVDYIHNIIKTQRALEVAGRGLLFAGFFPPAWIAGVTALSVAKILDNMEIGHNVMHGQYDWTRDPALSSQKFEWDNVAPAENWRHSHNYMHHTYTNILDKDRDIGYGVLRMDPAQKWNPYYLGNPVYATLLALFFQWGVMLHDLEFDRIVKGERKWSDNKEVGLKMLKKAGRQVGKDYVLFPLLTGPLAPLTFLGNATANLTRNLWAFSIIFCGHFPADVESFTEEETENESRGQWYLRQILGSANITGGKLFHVMTGNLSHQIEHHLFPDIPARRYPEIAGEVRAICEKYGLPYNTGPLHKQLFSVAKKIVKLAMPWNGEPRTPATVESDKTLRAA, from the coding sequence ATGACAGGCTTGCAGGACAAACTGACCCCCGCCCAGGTCGAGGAATTCGGCCGCGAACTGGACGAGATCCGGCAGCGGATCGTCGCCGACCTCGGCCAGGTCGACGTCGACTACATCCACAACATCATCAAGACCCAGCGCGCGCTCGAGGTCGCGGGCCGCGGGCTGCTGTTCGCCGGGTTCTTCCCGCCCGCGTGGATCGCCGGGGTGACCGCGCTCTCGGTGGCGAAGATCCTCGACAACATGGAGATCGGCCACAACGTCATGCACGGCCAGTACGACTGGACGCGTGACCCGGCGCTGAGCTCGCAGAAGTTCGAGTGGGACAACGTCGCCCCCGCCGAGAACTGGCGTCATTCGCACAACTACATGCACCACACGTACACGAACATCCTCGACAAGGACCGCGACATCGGTTACGGCGTCCTGCGGATGGATCCCGCGCAGAAGTGGAATCCGTACTACCTGGGCAACCCGGTGTACGCGACACTGCTCGCGCTGTTCTTCCAGTGGGGCGTCATGCTGCACGACCTCGAGTTCGACCGCATCGTCAAGGGCGAGCGCAAATGGTCGGACAACAAAGAGGTCGGCCTGAAGATGCTCAAGAAGGCCGGTCGCCAGGTCGGCAAGGACTACGTGCTCTTCCCGCTGCTGACCGGTCCGCTCGCGCCGCTGACCTTCCTCGGCAACGCCACCGCGAACCTGACGCGCAACCTGTGGGCGTTCTCGATCATCTTCTGCGGGCACTTCCCCGCCGACGTCGAGAGCTTCACCGAGGAGGAGACCGAGAACGAGTCGCGGGGCCAGTGGTACCTGCGGCAGATCCTCGGCTCGGCGAACATCACCGGCGGCAAGCTCTTCCACGTCATGACCGGGAACCTCTCGCACCAGATCGAGCACCACCTGTTCCCGGACATCCCGGCGCGCCGCTACCCGGAGATCGCGGGCGAGGTGCGGGCGATCTGCGAGAAGTACGGCCTGCCGTACAACACCGGCCCCCTGCACAAGCAGCTGTTCTCGGTGGCCAAGAAGATCGTGAAACTGGCCATGCCCTGGAACGGTGAACCCCGCACTCCCGCTACCGTGGAGAGCGACAAGACCCTCCGAGCGGCTTAA
- a CDS encoding sensor domain-containing protein — MTTRLVPRVLGAQLSRAYWAELAWVLIGAPLTLVFTVLVVVGLFLGIGLSLLTIGLPVLIGVVAGARLIGAAHIGLARALLGTTVTPPARPELRPGLWNGVKSKIGDPIGWRSIAYLLIRLPLSFVEFFLVVTLFVYAVSTLTYPLFWFTLNGAAMPTFDLHVDSWPLTLPLALTGLAVLLAMPWVVHGLTSFDRLLVRGVLGAEDLSKRVRDLERSRATAVDDATRRLRRIERDLHDGAQAQLVALAMKLGIAKDELSGDGDIAQVTALVTAAHANAKQALVELRDLARGIHPAALDAGLDIALSTLAAGSGIDARITVTLPSRPSPSIETIAYFTVAELLTNAAKHTSAAIEVDVGIFGDGLRLVVRDGGEGGARPERGGGLAGIAERLATVDGRLDIDSPPGGPTVISAEIPLRT; from the coding sequence GTGACCACCCGCCTCGTCCCCCGTGTCCTCGGCGCACAGCTGAGCCGTGCGTATTGGGCGGAGCTGGCGTGGGTGCTCATCGGCGCACCGCTGACGCTGGTGTTCACCGTGCTCGTCGTCGTCGGGCTGTTCCTCGGGATCGGCCTGAGCCTGCTCACCATCGGGCTGCCGGTGCTCATCGGCGTCGTGGCGGGCGCGCGGCTGATCGGTGCCGCGCACATCGGCCTGGCGCGGGCCCTGCTCGGGACCACGGTCACCCCACCCGCCCGGCCCGAGCTGCGGCCGGGGCTGTGGAACGGCGTCAAAAGCAAGATCGGGGATCCGATCGGCTGGCGGTCGATCGCCTACCTGCTGATCCGGCTGCCGCTGTCTTTCGTCGAGTTCTTCCTGGTCGTGACTCTGTTCGTCTACGCCGTCAGCACGCTGACGTACCCGCTGTTCTGGTTCACCCTGAACGGCGCGGCGATGCCGACCTTCGATCTCCATGTCGACTCCTGGCCCCTCACCCTGCCGCTCGCGCTCACCGGACTGGCCGTCTTGCTGGCGATGCCGTGGGTGGTCCACGGCCTGACCTCGTTCGACCGTCTGCTGGTGCGTGGGGTCCTCGGCGCCGAGGACCTCTCCAAACGCGTGCGCGACCTCGAACGCAGCCGCGCGACAGCCGTCGACGACGCGACGCGGCGGCTGCGCCGGATCGAACGCGACCTGCACGACGGCGCGCAGGCGCAACTGGTCGCGCTGGCGATGAAGCTCGGCATCGCGAAGGACGAACTGTCCGGCGACGGCGACATCGCGCAGGTCACCGCCCTGGTCACCGCCGCGCACGCCAACGCGAAACAGGCGCTTGTCGAGCTGCGCGACCTCGCCCGAGGCATCCACCCCGCCGCGCTCGACGCCGGCCTCGACATCGCACTGTCCACTTTGGCCGCGGGCTCGGGTATCGACGCGCGGATCACCGTGACCCTGCCGAGCAGGCCGTCGCCGTCGATCGAGACCATCGCCTACTTCACCGTCGCCGAACTGCTGACCAATGCCGCCAAACACACTTCGGCCGCGATCGAGGTCGATGTGGGTATCTTCGGTGACGGCCTGCGGCTCGTGGTGCGAGACGGTGGCGAAGGCGGGGCGAGGCCGGAGCGCGGCGGCGGCCTCGCCGGGATCGCCGAACGGCTCGCGACGGTGGACGGCAGGCTCGACATCGACAGCCCTCCTGGAGGGCCTACGGTGATCAGCGCGGAGATTCCACTACGGACATAG
- a CDS encoding AAA family ATPase — translation MTVILVTGMSGTGKSTTLEALARKGFRTVDTDTGGWIAEDGNAERQWREDRIDALIAEHERTREPLFIAGTVWNQQDFYPRFDHIVLLSAPQDVILERIETRDTNPFGKSREERDRVIADIEEIEPLLRESATVEIDTRQPLADVVAKLEGLV, via the coding sequence GTGACCGTGATCCTCGTGACCGGCATGTCCGGCACAGGCAAGTCGACCACTCTCGAAGCCTTGGCGCGCAAGGGATTCCGCACCGTCGACACCGACACCGGCGGCTGGATCGCCGAAGACGGAAACGCGGAACGCCAATGGCGCGAAGACCGCATCGACGCCCTCATCGCCGAGCACGAACGCACCCGCGAGCCGCTCTTCATCGCCGGGACCGTCTGGAACCAGCAGGATTTCTACCCGCGGTTCGACCACATCGTCCTGCTCAGCGCGCCTCAGGACGTGATCCTCGAACGCATCGAGACCCGCGACACCAACCCTTTCGGCAAATCTCGCGAAGAACGTGATCGCGTCATCGCGGACATCGAAGAGATCGAGCCGCTGCTGCGCGAGTCGGCCACCGTCGAGATCGACACGCGGCAACCCCTCGCCGACGTCGTCGCGAAACTGGAAGGCCTGGTCTAG
- a CDS encoding ferredoxin reductase → MTALVPRRARRLASLAEALLTPHGMDRYLELVDPMLVRREVRGLVTGVRRQTPDTVTLTIRPSRAWRGFVAGQYVRVTVEIDGVRRTRCYSPAGSEHDGTLELTIKADPQGLVSRHLNRTVTTGSVLGLSTPDGEFTLPSPRPRRILLLSGGSGITPVLSMLRTLADERHEGDIAFLSYSNGADDALYRAELADLSRRLPGLRVVHAFTHAKTGGDLHGFFSKEHLAEAAPWYPDAETFLCGPKPLMDSVREAFEADGLGAHLHTEEFTPPALTFDTENAEGQIRFARSGREFENSGKPLLEQAEDAGLKPEHGCRMGICFSCTQIKTAGCVRNAKTGETSSEENEEIQLCISVPVGDVEINA, encoded by the coding sequence ATGACGGCACTGGTACCGCGCAGGGCCAGGCGGCTGGCCTCGCTGGCCGAGGCCCTGCTCACGCCCCACGGAATGGACCGCTACCTCGAACTCGTCGATCCGATGCTGGTCCGCCGCGAAGTCCGCGGCCTGGTCACCGGCGTCCGGCGGCAGACGCCCGACACGGTCACGCTGACCATCCGGCCGAGCCGGGCCTGGCGGGGCTTCGTCGCGGGTCAATACGTGCGGGTGACCGTCGAGATCGACGGCGTCCGCCGCACCCGCTGCTACTCGCCCGCCGGTTCGGAGCACGACGGCACACTGGAACTGACCATCAAGGCCGATCCGCAGGGCCTCGTCTCACGGCATCTGAACCGCACGGTCACCACCGGTTCGGTGCTCGGACTGTCCACTCCGGACGGCGAGTTCACCCTGCCCTCGCCGAGGCCCCGGCGGATCCTGTTGCTGAGCGGCGGAAGCGGGATCACGCCCGTCCTGTCGATGCTGCGCACGCTCGCGGACGAGCGCCACGAGGGCGACATCGCCTTCCTGTCCTACTCCAACGGCGCCGACGACGCGCTCTACCGCGCCGAGCTCGCCGACCTCTCCCGCCGCCTGCCGGGCCTGCGGGTGGTACACGCGTTCACTCACGCGAAAACCGGCGGCGACCTGCACGGGTTCTTCTCCAAGGAGCACCTCGCGGAGGCCGCGCCGTGGTACCCCGACGCCGAGACCTTCCTGTGCGGTCCGAAGCCGCTGATGGATTCGGTCCGCGAGGCGTTCGAGGCCGACGGTCTCGGTGCACATCTGCACACCGAGGAGTTCACGCCGCCGGCGCTCACGTTCGACACCGAGAACGCCGAAGGGCAGATCCGGTTCGCGCGCAGCGGCCGCGAGTTCGAGAACTCCGGGAAGCCGTTGCTGGAGCAGGCCGAAGACGCGGGACTGAAGCCGGAACACGGTTGCCGGATGGGCATCTGCTTCTCCTGCACCCAGATCAAGACCGCGGGCTGCGTGCGCAACGCCAAGACCGGCGAGACCTCCAGCGAAGAGAACGAAGAGATCCAGCTCTGCATCTCCGTCCCGGTCGGGGACGTCGAGATCAACGCTTAG
- a CDS encoding GNAT family N-acetyltransferase, with translation MVAMVIREATEADATACAEIYAPYVTDTAISFETEAPKPDEMAERIAKAQRSHAWLVLEDDEGRVAGYAYGGPFSGRPSYRWSCEVSIYLELGRRRTGGGRALYRALLDALASRGFRNFCAGMVLPNDASAGLHAAMGFEPVGTYKRIGYKHGAWRDVAWVQLCLPEADGIPVEPR, from the coding sequence ATGGTCGCCATGGTGATCAGGGAAGCGACGGAAGCCGACGCGACGGCGTGCGCGGAGATCTACGCGCCGTATGTCACCGACACGGCGATCTCGTTCGAAACCGAGGCCCCGAAGCCGGACGAGATGGCCGAGCGCATCGCCAAAGCGCAGCGATCACACGCGTGGCTCGTGCTCGAAGACGACGAAGGCCGCGTCGCCGGCTACGCCTACGGAGGCCCGTTCAGCGGCCGCCCTTCCTATCGCTGGTCTTGCGAGGTCAGTATCTATCTGGAGCTCGGACGCCGGAGGACGGGTGGCGGGCGCGCGCTCTATCGGGCACTGCTGGATGCGCTGGCGTCACGCGGTTTCCGGAACTTCTGCGCGGGAATGGTGCTGCCGAACGACGCCAGCGCCGGACTGCACGCGGCGATGGGGTTCGAGCCCGTGGGGACCTACAAGCGGATCGGGTACAAGCACGGCGCTTGGCGGGATGTCGCTTGGGTGCAGCTGTGCCTGCCGGAGGCGGACGGGATTCCGGTGGAGCCGCGGTGA